From Toxorhynchites rutilus septentrionalis strain SRP chromosome 2, ASM2978413v1, whole genome shotgun sequence, a single genomic window includes:
- the LOC129765087 gene encoding triokinase/FMN cyclase-like, whose amino-acid sequence MLSSVNCSLVGYIQSQQGLRFIQDRNCIVRRKNELIRRRVKLISGGGSGHEPAHIGYVGKGMLDGAVCGDVFCSPSAESIVDCLRCVAEPHEDVLFIVNNYTGDRLNFGLAVEKAQSLYGYRNVKILLNDDDCSIDESLTRKSVGKRGLAGCVLLIKILGAMSDLGYAIDDLEKFGSGLLQSGSITTFGFTFNVVDNRLNNIELGKGFHGEPGLYKLDSCDDFAPIIRFMIDKICKKITPPTDVVVLVNNLGGTSEFVMGVFVNTLCTILEQHFRIRRVYTGVFFSSLSQTGLSVTLLNLAYSEQLFSFLDYEVQVGSSLFGGSMNFSGPISEVQVIKDSTDDTNLSSTVYKLKFQNRNQRNVRNIIEKIAQKLLSSRSILNTYDKECGDGDTGNTIANGAMALLRQLDQDLDLLHPAKMLQDISNILLLSIGGTSGGLYSLFFQAASMAFVEADDEPAVTVKHWLEALRKGNEAIMWYALTEEGDRTMLDPLKQAEASLQSLVDRNRDAVDCCRIFAETCEAAARATQHMVPKSGRASYSATESKNVNYNHPDPGSHAVAIWARVLHETYRDNLP is encoded by the coding sequence ATGCTCTCGAGCGTTAACTGCTCACTGGTCGGTTACATCCAATCGCAACAAGGTCTTCGTTTCATCCAAGATCGCAACTGCATAGTGCGTCGGAAGAATGAGTTAATCAGACGGAGAGTTAAGCTTATTTCTGGTGGTGGTAGCGGCCATGAACCTGCTCACATCGGATATGTTGGTAAAGGAATGCTGGATGGCGCTGTGTGTGGTGATGTTTTCTGTTCCCCCTCGGCGGAGTCCATAGTTGACTGCTTGCGCTGCGTAGCAGAGCCACACGAGGATGTTCTGTTTATTGTCAACAACTACACCGGAGATCGACTGAATTTCGGACTAGCAGTCGAAAAAGCGCAATCGCTATATGGATACAGAAACGTGAAGATTTTGCTCAATGACGACGACTGCTCTATCGATGAATCACTGACGCGAAAATCAGTTGGGAAACGGGGCCTGGCTGGGTGTGTTTTGCTGATCAAAATACTTGGTGCTATGTCCGACCTCGGATATGCAATTgatgatttggaaaagtttgGTAGCGGACTCCTGCAGAGCGGTTCCATCACAACTTTTGGCTTCACCTTCAACGTTGTCGATAATAGATTAAACAACATTGAGTTGGGAAAAGGTTTTCATGGTGAACCCGGCTTATATAAGTTGGATTCATGCGACGACTTTGCGCCAATTATTCGGTTCATGATAGATAAAATATGCAAGAAAATTACACCCCCGACGGATGTTGTTGTTCTGGTGAATAATCTTGGAGGAACATCCGAGTTTGTCATGGGTGTTTTTGTGAATACACTTTGTACCATCTTAGAGCAGCATTTCAGAATACGGAGAGTCTATACTGGTGTTTTCTTTTCATCGCTAAGTCAAACCGGACTGTCCGTGACACTATTGAATCTAGCCTATTCAGAACAATTGTTTAGTTTCTTGGACTATGAAGTTCAAGTTGGATCATCGCTATTTGGTGGGTCGATGAACTTCAGTGGTCCCATATCTGAAGTACAAGTAATCAAGGATAGTACCGACGACACAAACTTATCGTCAACCGTCTataaattgaaatttcaaaatagAAACCAACGAAATGTTCGCAAcattattgaaaaaatcgctcaaAAACTGTTATCCAGTCGCAGCATTTTGAACACGTACGACAAGGAATGTGGTGATGGTGACACGGGAAATACTATTGCCAACGGAGCCATGGCTTTGCTGAGGCAGTTAGATCAGGATTTAGATTTGTTGCATCCAGCGAAAATGCTTCAAGATATTAGCAATATTCTGTTGCTCAGCATAGGCGGGACTTCTGGTGGACTCTACAGCTTGTTCTTCCAGGCTGCTTCGATGGCGTTCGTGGAAGCTGACGATGAACCCGCTGTCACTGTTAAACATTGGCTTGAAGCTCTTCGAAAAGGTAATGAAGCGATTATGTGGTACGCACTAACCGAGGAGGGAGATCGCACGATGCTGGACCCTTTGAAGCAAGCTGAAGCTAGTCTGCAAAGTTTGGTGGATCGCAATCGTGACGCAGTAGACTGTTGCCGAATATTCGCTGAAACGTGTGAGGCGGCTGCCAGAGCCACCCAGCATATGGTTCCGAAATCGGGACGTGCCTCTTACTCAGCGACGGAATCGAAGAATGTGAACTACAACCATCCAGATCCCGGTTCACATGCCGTTGCTATTTGGGCGAGGGTACTGCATGAGACATATAGGGATAATTTGCCATGA